The Flaviramulus sp. BrNp1-15 genome includes the window TTTAAGCCAATTCATGTTACTGTAGGTAGTATACTAACACATGTTACTACTAATTGCATGATTTGGGGAAGTGGCATAATATCAAAAGATTATTTGGTTGAAAACGCAAAATTTCTAGCAGTAAGAGGACCGCAAACAAGAGAGTTTTTAATAGCAAAAGGTCATGAAGTCCCCGAAATTTATGGAGACCCTGCTTTGTTGTTACCAAGATATTATAATCCTAAAATAAATAAAGAATACAAAATAGGGATTATTCCACATTACCGAGATTATAAAAAAGTTGAACACCATTACAAGAAAGAAGAGTCTATTTTATTAATTGATTTAATGACAAATGATATTGAAAAAACTACCAATCAATTTTTGAAATGTGAAAAAATTGTATCTTCATCATTACACGGTATTATCGTAGCTCATACTTATGGTATTCCTGCAATATGGCAAAAATTTTCTAACGATGTTTTTGGTGATGATATAAAATATCAAGATTATTTTGAGTCAGTGTCAATATCTCCATATAAGCCAGAAATAAAAGATTCAAAAATGAGCATACAAGAATTAGAAAGTCTTTTTAGCAATATAGAATCACTTCCAAAACGATTGGTAATTAATAATTTGTGTGAAAATTTAATGGCAGTTTGTCCGTTTAAAAGTGAAGTGTAAATGAAGAAAAAAGTTTTTGTATTTTTTCCAGATGGTGTAGGTTTACGAAATTTTGCTTTTACTGATTTTAAGAAAATTGGTGAGGAAATGGGATTCGATATTACCTATTGGAATAACACTATTTTTTCTCTAAAGGATAATTTGGGTTTTAAGGAATTAAAGATAGAAAATC containing:
- a CDS encoding polysaccharide pyruvyl transferase family protein, with amino-acid sequence MFSSNKIRLFWWNEVKLQGKSKENYGDLLGKYLVEKISKKKVIWVNPKAFSIYNFFKPIHVTVGSILTHVTTNCMIWGSGIISKDYLVENAKFLAVRGPQTREFLIAKGHEVPEIYGDPALLLPRYYNPKINKEYKIGIIPHYRDYKKVEHHYKKEESILLIDLMTNDIEKTTNQFLKCEKIVSSSLHGIIVAHTYGIPAIWQKFSNDVFGDDIKYQDYFESVSISPYKPEIKDSKMSIQELESLFSNIESLPKRLVINNLCENLMAVCPFKSEV